The DNA window GGAAAAGCTTTGTTTAATTACTAATTCTTACCTGAACCAAATATAAAGAATGAGCAATCGCTCATTCTTTTTTTGTAAATATATGGAGAAGAAGTCTTATACTTTTGAGGAGATTAAACAGAAACTGGTAAACTATTGTGTTTATCAGGATCGCTGTCATGCCGAAGTGGAGCAGAAGATGAGGGAATTTTTATTGATTCCTGAAGCTAAGGAAGAAATTTTTTTATATCTGCTAAAAGAAAATTACTTAAATGAGGAAAGGTTTACCAGAAGTTATATCAGAGGGAAGTTTTATATAAAACATTGGGGGCGAAATAAGATCAAGATCAACTTAAAACAAAAACAGATCTCTGAAAAATTGATCAGTTCATGTTTTGATGAGATAGATGAGGCAGATTATCATAAAGCTCTTAAGAAGGCATTTGAAGATTACTACTCTAAACAGAAAGGCTTAAAAGAATATCAAAAAAAATCTAAGACCATAAAATATCTGATGAGTAAAGGTTTTGAATATGAAATTATTCTTGAAATATTAGAAAATTAATAAATAAATAATTTACTAAAAGATTGTTTTTAGTTTAAAAAAAATAGTTTTGCTAGAATTTTAAATATACTATTTATATAATAAAGATGACTATATTACTTACTGCGTTTTTAGATTAAATAATTGGGGTTGAAATTATAAGCCTTTTATATGTAATATCTTACATGATTTTATTAAAAAAAAATTAAATTTTTAAAGAGAAGATACCATAAGTGGCACGAAAAATGCATGTGGTTTGCAATATTTGTATTTTGGGATTTGTATCCAGAAAAGAATAAAAATAAAATATAAATTAGACTAAAAAAATGTGAATTATATATAATATTACTGTTATATGCAATAATATTAGAAAGAAGATGTTTTAATAGGAATAGATCATGTAAAAAAAAAGAATTTAATTATTGTGTTTAGAATTATGAATATTATCTATTACCTTTGCCAAGCTAATAAAATCACTTAATGTTGAATGAAAAAGTTGCATGACGCTTTTAATGCTCTTTACAATGGCGATAACATTGTGAAAATCACCAAATTGAGATATATACCGAGGTGGTTGGTTATTCTTATTGATATCCTGATTGTTTTGATTTCCATACTGCTTTCACGCCTTTTCTTAAGAAATTTGGATGTGAAGGTTAATTTTCCGGAATATACAGTTCAAAAAAGGTTTTTACTGATCGGAACGAATATTTTATTTATGTATGTTTTTAAAACGTACGCTGGGATTATCAGACATTCCACTTTTTTCGATTTCTTTAAAATTATTTTATCTTCTGGAAGTACACTGGTTTCTCTTTTAGTGATTAACTATTTGTGGCAATTAGGAGTGGGGAGATCATTATTTTTATATCCTAATCTGTTTTTGTATTTCCTTATCTCGGTTTCTATAATGTTCTTTTTTAGAATGGTAACAAAACAGTTCTTTAATATTCTTATTGATATTAAAGGAGCATCTTCTAAAGTTAGAATAGCTGTTGTTGGTGTTGGTGAAGCTTCTGTAGCTTTAGCACGAGCAATTATGCATAATCCAAATTATCCATATCGACTACAAGGATTTCTTACGGGAAGATCTGATTCCAATCGAGCCTTATTATTAGGATATAAGATATATAATAAAAGTCAGTTCTTTACTAGTGAAAAGCTTATAAAACAATTTGATGCTGTCTTACTGATTAAAGAGATCATGACAAAGCAGGAGATTGAAGAATGGATGACACTGGCTTTAGATAATGGACTTAAAGTACTAAAAGCACCTACGCTTAGCAAAATGCGAGATAGTGACTTAGTGGGTGGTATTAGTCAACTTCAGATTGAAGATTTACTAAATCGTAAACCTATTAAAATAGAAAGTGAGGATGTTACAAAAAGACATTTTGAAAAAAATGTATTGGTAACTGGAGGAGCGGGTTCTATTGGTAGCGAAATCGTAAGACAGGTAGCACAGTTTAATCCTTCATTGATTGTTGTGCTGGATCAAGCTGAATCACCCTTATATGAACTGGAATTGGAACTTTTGGAAAAATTCCCAGATCAAAGGTTTAAGTTTGTATTGGCTGATATATCTAATAGTTACAGATTAGAAAAAGTATTTGAAGATTATCAGTTTTCTATGGTTTATCATGCAGCGGCATATAAACATGTGCCACTAATAGAAGAAAATCCTCATGAAGCTATTTTTGTGAATATTCTAGGAACTAAGAACCTATCCTTACTATCCAAAAAATATAAAGTAAATCGTTTTGTAATGGTTTCTACAGATAAGGCAGTAAACCCAACTAATGTAATGGGTGCTTCAAAAAGAGCTGCGGAATTATTTGTGCAATCTCTACAAAACTCACCTGGAAATACTACAAAATTTATTACAACTCGTTTTGGAAATGTATTGGGATCCAATGGTTCAGTAATTCCACACTTTAGAAAGCAAATTGAAAAAGGAGGTCCTGTAACTATTACACATCCTGATATCATTCGATATTTTATGACAATTCCAGAAGCTTGCGAGTTAGTACTTCAAGCTGGAACAATGGGGAATGGTGGAGAAATCTATGTATTCGATATGGGTGAACCCGTTAAGATCTTAGATTTAGCAAAAAGAATGATAAGATTATCAGGCTATACTCCTGATGTAGATATTAAAATTACGTTTATTGGATTGAGACCTGGTGAAAAACTATATGAAGAGCTTTTAAGCAATAATACAGTTACAATTCCTACCCATCACGAGAAAATTTTAATTTCAAGAGATCCTTTAATGGAATTTGATGAAGTAGATGTCTTAAGTAAACAGATTATTCTGGCTGCTGTAAAAAGAGATAAGTTACAGGTGGTTAGGATACTTAAAACGATTGTTCCTGAATTTATAAGTAATAATTCGGAATTTGAGATTTTGGATAAAGAACCTGAGGTTAACAGCTCAATATAATATATTATTTGTAATAAGAAATCATAGCAAATTTTGCTTAAAAATTAATTATCCTATTTTTGTGGAAAAATTATAAAGAATGAGTTTGAAATATTTTATTTATGGAGCTGTGAGTTTGGTGATATTTTCTTGTGCAGCTAAACAAGACATTAATTATATGAAAGATATTGATGGTATTGTGCTGGAAAATTCAATAAAAAATAGCAGGGTTGATTTCCAACCTGGAGACCAGTTGATTATAACTGTTACTGCAAAGGATCTGGATGTTGTAAAACCTTTTAATCAAAATTATTCTTCAGGGACTACAGTTTCACAATATTCAATACCAAGTTCTAATAATCTTGCACAGCAAGTTCCTGTATCAGGACCAACTTATACTATAGATACTAATGGAGATATTATTTTTCCTCAAATCGGACAGGTAAGTACTAAAAATGAAAATATCGAAACATTAAGGATGAAATTAAGTAATCTTATTAAAGATTATGTGAAAAATCCTATAGTTGATATTAGACTTATTAATTTTAAAGTTTCTGTTTTGGGAGAAGTTACAAAACCGGGAACTTATGTGATACCTGATGGAAATACTACATTGTTAAGTGCATTAGGTCTGGCAGGAGATCTTACACCTTATGGAGTTAGAAACAATATTTTAATTGTTCGGAATAATGATGGACAAATTAACAAGGAAAGAGTAGATCTTACAAGCGCTAATTTCATCAATTCTCCTTATTACTATCTTAAACAAAATGATGTTGTTTATGTTCAGCCGAATTCAAATAGAGAGAAGGCTGCAAGAGTGGATCCAAATACAGGACTTTATATTTCAGTAGCCTCTGTAATCGCTTCAATTACTGTGGGAATATTGGCTTTAATTAAAAACTAGAAATTATTTTAGATAAATAAAAACATCACCATTTTGGTGGATACTATATCACAGTTTAATAGAAAAAGTAGTTTATTCAATCATAATATTTTTATAACATATTGAGAACCTACTTACAGTAGACTTAAATAACATTATGAATAAAAAAATTATTACATACCTTGTAATACTGTTGGTGGTTTTGGCATCGTGCAAACCAAAACAGAATATGGTATATATGTCGCAGCAGAATATGGAGGAGGAAATTGCCAAGGCTAAATTTGAGGGGTTACATATCCAACAAGGGGATGTTCTCTTAATACTGGTTTCTGCACTTGATGAGACGGCTGTAAAACCCTTTAACCTTAATACTGCAAATCGTGTGGGAAGTGAAGCTCCTAATGGAGTTAACCAATTTGTACAACCAAGTGAATATATGGTGAACGAAGATGGGAATATTAACTTTCCTGTATTGGGGAATGTATATACTAAAGGTATGACACAAGTACAATTAAAAAATGATCTTGAATCCCGATTAAAGAGATATCTTACAGATCCTTTGGTTACTATTACTTTAAAGAATTTTAATGTAAGTGTTTTAGGAGAAGTTAAAGCTCCAGGTCAAAAGGAAAGCAGTACGCAGAAGCTCAATATTTTTCAAGCACTTAGTCTTGCTGGGGATATGACCGATTTTGGGGATCGTACAAAAGTAAAACTGATTCGTACCGGAGATGATGGTATTGATCAGGTTGTAAACTTAGATATGTCGAGGTCAGATATCGTTAATTCACCTTATTATTACATGAAACAAAATGATGTTTTATATATACAACCTGACAAAAATAAGCAGGTACAAGCTAATTCTAATCCGAACAGAGCCCTTACTTTTCAGATTCTCGCTTCAGCGTTGGGGGTAGCAACTCTTATCATTTCTTTAACACGATAAATCACAGTATGCAGCAGACAGAATTTCAGGAAAAGGAAGAAATATTAGATTTGAGAAAAATTATTGGGAAGTATTTGCATAAATGGCCATGGTTTGTCATATCTATCCTAATCTTTTTAATTGGAGGCTTTATGTATTTAAGATATGCAGTACCTCAATATCAATCCATTACAACTCTTAAATTTGATAAAAAACAAACGGATATTACTGGTGCACTGGCAGACTTAGATAACCTCGGTTTAGGCCTGGGTAATGCTGATGAATTGAAAAGTGAAGCTGCAGTTGTTAATTCAAGACCGATTCTTATGAAGGTCGTGAAGAATCTAAATCTTAATGTACAATATTTTAGTAAAGGAGAAATTAAAGATTCAGAACTTTTCACAAATGTACCTATCATAGCTAAAGTCATAAGTTCTGATTATGATAAGAATTTTATTTCCTCTGAATATTTGGTGACAAAAATTGATGGAATTCAATTCACTTTATGGGAAGAGAAAAAAGGTGAAGTAAAAGGAGTATTTAATAAACCTCTAAAGCTCGATTTTGGAACAGTGATTCTACAAAAGAATGCTCAGTTACCTTCGAATACCAAATATAAAATCGTTTTTTGGAATCCGTTGGAAAGATTGAAAAAACTTGAAAAGAATATAACAGTAGACTTGCCCGACGAAAAAGCATTACTGATGGATATAAGTATTATTGGTGCTGTTCCGGAGAAGTCAGAAGCTATTCTTAATGAAGTTACAAGGCAATATAATCTGGATGGGCTAAGAGATAAGAACTTACAAGCACAAAATACCCAGGAGTTCATCGATAAAAGACTTGAGGTAATAACCCGTGATCTTTCCGGTGTAGAAAGCCAAAAAGAAGATTTTCAGAACCGCAATCGTATCGTTGATTTGGAAGCACAGGCTCAGCTGGCACTTCAAAATACGAGTGAAAATACAAAATCTCTCCTTCTCCAACAGACCCAATTGGATTTATTAAATTCTTTGGCTGAAGAAGCTTCAAAAGGAGGAAACCAACTTATGCCTTCCAATTTAGGCCTTAATCCATCATTGGAGCAAACTATTTCTCAATATAATACTTTGCTTATCAGTAGAAATAAAACATTAAAACAGGCCACAAATGAAAACCCAGCAGTGGTAGAAATGAATAAGGAGATTTTGGCATTGAAAGAAATTGTTCGTGATAATATTCGTCAACAAAAAGAAACAGTACAAGCTTCTATTAATCAATTGAATGGACAAATTTCAGTAAATAACGGACTCATTGAGAAAGTACCTGGCCAATCAAAAGTGTATCGTGGTATAGAGAGACAACAAACACTTAAAGAGCAGCTTTTTCTCTTTTTGCTACAGAAAAGAGAGGAAAATGCAATTAATTTATCAATTAATTTACCAAAAGCTAAAATAGTTAATCCTGCTTTTACTCAGGACATTGCTGTATCACCTAAAAAAATTATAATTCTTTTAGGAGCAATTTTATTAGGTGGATTACTCCCGTTTGGATTATTATATGTATTCTTTTTATGGGATGATAAAATATATAGCAGAGCTGACATTACAGAACGTTCTTCTCTAGGTGTTCTGGCGGAGATACCATCATTGAAAGATAATGAGATCCACCTGGTGCAGAAAAATGATTTTTCAGAGTTAGCAGAAGCATTTAGGGTATTGATATCTAATCTTAAATTTGTATTGCCTGTTAAGGATTCAGCAAGGATTATTATGGTTACATCTTCGATAAAAGGAGAAGGAAAAACATTAACTTCGGTTAACCTGGCTCTTACTCTTGCAAATAAAAATGGTCGCTCACTTTTAGTTGGTTCAGATATTCGAAATCCTCAGATTCAGCGTTATGATAGTGAACCAATTAAAAGAAAAGGTCTTACAGAGTATTTATATGATGAAACGGTAAATGTTGATGAACTAATACATACTTCAGACACAAATCCATTTTGTGATGTTATCTATGCAGGAAGTATCCCTCCAAATCCTCAGGAGCTTCTTTCTAATGGAAGATATCAAAAGCTTATAAAGGATCTGGCTTCACAGTATGCTTATATTGTAATTGACTCTGCACCACTTATGTTGGTTTCAGATACCCTTAATTTCACGGATATTGCAGATGCTACTTTATATGTTGTGAGATCTGGAGTATCAAAAAATATTTTGATTGATTTTGCTAATAATTTGGTTAATGATTCAAAGTTGAAGAATGTATCTTTTGTTATTAATGATGTTGCTAAAAATGTAGGTGGCTATGGTTATGGATATAATTATGGATATGGATATGGCTACAACAGTGATAAAAAAGAAGTTTGGTGGCGAAGGATATTTAGGAAATAATTTATTAGATAAATAAATTTAAAGGAATCAATAATCATTAAGGAGATAAAATATACTACAATGAATAAACACACTAAGATCGGTATAATAGGACTAGGTTACGTAGGTTTACCTTTAGCGCGCTTATTTGCTACAAAATATCCGGTGTTAGGTTTTGATATCAATAAGGAAAGAATTGTAGAATTAAATCAAGGTGTTGATCATACATTGGAGGTTGATAATGATATTTTGAAATCTGTTTTAGCTGAAACTAATCTTTTTAGACAAGTTGATTACTCAGAAAATTTACGGACTGGATTGTATTGCTCTTCAGATTTAGATGATCTTAAAGATGCTAATGTATATATTATTACAGTGCCTACACCAGTGAATAAGCATAATCATCCTGATCTGACACCATTATATAAGGCTTCAGAAATGGTTGGGAAAGTACTTAATAGGGGAGATATAGTAATTTATGAATCCACAGTATATCCAGGTGTAACTGAAGAAGAATGTGTACCGGTCTTGGAGAAAGTATCAGGCTTAAAGTTTAATGAAGATTTTTTTGCCGGATATTCTCCAGAAAGAATTAACCCAGGAGATAAAGAACATACAG is part of the Chryseobacterium paludis genome and encodes:
- a CDS encoding regulatory protein RecX, which translates into the protein MEKKSYTFEEIKQKLVNYCVYQDRCHAEVEQKMREFLLIPEAKEEIFLYLLKENYLNEERFTRSYIRGKFYIKHWGRNKIKINLKQKQISEKLISSCFDEIDEADYHKALKKAFEDYYSKQKGLKEYQKKSKTIKYLMSKGFEYEIILEILEN
- a CDS encoding polysaccharide biosynthesis/export family protein, whose protein sequence is MNKKIITYLVILLVVLASCKPKQNMVYMSQQNMEEEIAKAKFEGLHIQQGDVLLILVSALDETAVKPFNLNTANRVGSEAPNGVNQFVQPSEYMVNEDGNINFPVLGNVYTKGMTQVQLKNDLESRLKRYLTDPLVTITLKNFNVSVLGEVKAPGQKESSTQKLNIFQALSLAGDMTDFGDRTKVKLIRTGDDGIDQVVNLDMSRSDIVNSPYYYMKQNDVLYIQPDKNKQVQANSNPNRALTFQILASALGVATLIISLTR
- a CDS encoding GumC family protein; protein product: MQQTEFQEKEEILDLRKIIGKYLHKWPWFVISILIFLIGGFMYLRYAVPQYQSITTLKFDKKQTDITGALADLDNLGLGLGNADELKSEAAVVNSRPILMKVVKNLNLNVQYFSKGEIKDSELFTNVPIIAKVISSDYDKNFISSEYLVTKIDGIQFTLWEEKKGEVKGVFNKPLKLDFGTVILQKNAQLPSNTKYKIVFWNPLERLKKLEKNITVDLPDEKALLMDISIIGAVPEKSEAILNEVTRQYNLDGLRDKNLQAQNTQEFIDKRLEVITRDLSGVESQKEDFQNRNRIVDLEAQAQLALQNTSENTKSLLLQQTQLDLLNSLAEEASKGGNQLMPSNLGLNPSLEQTISQYNTLLISRNKTLKQATNENPAVVEMNKEILALKEIVRDNIRQQKETVQASINQLNGQISVNNGLIEKVPGQSKVYRGIERQQTLKEQLFLFLLQKREENAINLSINLPKAKIVNPAFTQDIAVSPKKIIILLGAILLGGLLPFGLLYVFFLWDDKIYSRADITERSSLGVLAEIPSLKDNEIHLVQKNDFSELAEAFRVLISNLKFVLPVKDSARIIMVTSSIKGEGKTLTSVNLALTLANKNGRSLLVGSDIRNPQIQRYDSEPIKRKGLTEYLYDETVNVDELIHTSDTNPFCDVIYAGSIPPNPQELLSNGRYQKLIKDLASQYAYIVIDSAPLMLVSDTLNFTDIADATLYVVRSGVSKNILIDFANNLVNDSKLKNVSFVINDVAKNVGGYGYGYNYGYGYGYNSDKKEVWWRRIFRK
- a CDS encoding polysaccharide biosynthesis protein, with product MKKLHDAFNALYNGDNIVKITKLRYIPRWLVILIDILIVLISILLSRLFLRNLDVKVNFPEYTVQKRFLLIGTNILFMYVFKTYAGIIRHSTFFDFFKIILSSGSTLVSLLVINYLWQLGVGRSLFLYPNLFLYFLISVSIMFFFRMVTKQFFNILIDIKGASSKVRIAVVGVGEASVALARAIMHNPNYPYRLQGFLTGRSDSNRALLLGYKIYNKSQFFTSEKLIKQFDAVLLIKEIMTKQEIEEWMTLALDNGLKVLKAPTLSKMRDSDLVGGISQLQIEDLLNRKPIKIESEDVTKRHFEKNVLVTGGAGSIGSEIVRQVAQFNPSLIVVLDQAESPLYELELELLEKFPDQRFKFVLADISNSYRLEKVFEDYQFSMVYHAAAYKHVPLIEENPHEAIFVNILGTKNLSLLSKKYKVNRFVMVSTDKAVNPTNVMGASKRAAELFVQSLQNSPGNTTKFITTRFGNVLGSNGSVIPHFRKQIEKGGPVTITHPDIIRYFMTIPEACELVLQAGTMGNGGEIYVFDMGEPVKILDLAKRMIRLSGYTPDVDIKITFIGLRPGEKLYEELLSNNTVTIPTHHEKILISRDPLMEFDEVDVLSKQIILAAVKRDKLQVVRILKTIVPEFISNNSEFEILDKEPEVNSSI
- a CDS encoding polysaccharide biosynthesis/export family protein; translation: MSLKYFIYGAVSLVIFSCAAKQDINYMKDIDGIVLENSIKNSRVDFQPGDQLIITVTAKDLDVVKPFNQNYSSGTTVSQYSIPSSNNLAQQVPVSGPTYTIDTNGDIIFPQIGQVSTKNENIETLRMKLSNLIKDYVKNPIVDIRLINFKVSVLGEVTKPGTYVIPDGNTTLLSALGLAGDLTPYGVRNNILIVRNNDGQINKERVDLTSANFINSPYYYLKQNDVVYVQPNSNREKAARVDPNTGLYISVASVIASITVGILALIKN